ACCCCAAGCTGGTTATGAAGAAACCGGCGGCAAGTATAGCAGTAAACTTACTAAGAAAGGTAGAGGAACCTTGGCTTCCGAACACAGTATTTGAAGCACCTGCTCCGAAAGACGCGCCAGCGTCCGCACCCTTACCCTGCTGCAGCAAAACCAGAGCAACTACGCCCAATGCACCCAGCAGATGAAAAACGA
The sequence above is a segment of the Pseudomonas sp. HS6 genome. Coding sequences within it:
- the secG gene encoding preprotein translocase subunit SecG, translating into MLETVVVVFHLLGALGVVALVLLQQGKGADAGASFGAGASNTVFGSQGSSTFLSKFTAILAAGFFITSLGLGYFAKEKAHQLTQAGLPNPAVLEVPKQQPASDDVPVLQEQKSATPATDVPPAQEQK